From a region of the Methylomonas rapida genome:
- a CDS encoding Uma2 family endonuclease: MGFALEQDKHYTYRDYLTWPDDFRCELIDGKIYLMTPAPLLAHQDVAGEIFTQAKLALRGKSCRAFIAPVDVRLPSPAEADENTDVVVQPDVFVVCDVGKLDRRGVRGAPDWVVEVLSPSTAGKDQIEKRRIYERHGVLEYWLVHPTDRILTIYRLINGEFGKPDIYPLEEQTPVAVLPGVTIDWNELAPYLRDDDL; the protein is encoded by the coding sequence ATGGGCTTTGCACTGGAACAAGACAAGCATTACACCTACCGCGATTACCTGACCTGGCCGGACGATTTTCGTTGTGAATTGATCGACGGCAAAATCTACCTGATGACGCCGGCACCGTTATTGGCGCATCAGGACGTGGCTGGCGAGATATTCACGCAGGCTAAACTGGCGCTACGAGGCAAATCGTGCCGCGCCTTCATCGCGCCGGTCGACGTCCGCCTGCCATCGCCTGCCGAAGCCGACGAAAATACCGATGTCGTCGTGCAACCCGACGTATTCGTGGTGTGCGATGTCGGCAAGCTCGACCGGCGTGGGGTGCGCGGCGCGCCGGATTGGGTGGTGGAGGTGCTGTCACCGTCCACCGCCGGCAAGGATCAAATCGAAAAGCGCCGGATTTATGAACGTCATGGCGTTTTGGAATACTGGCTGGTGCATCCAACCGACCGGATTTTGACCATTTACCGTCTAATTAATGGCGAATTCGGCAAACCCGATATTTACCCGCTGGAGGAACAGACGCCGGTGGCTGTTCTGCCCGGCGTGACGATAGACTGGAACGAACTGGCGCCTTATTTGCGTGATGACGACCTCTGA
- a CDS encoding DUF2058 domain-containing protein, which produces MKKNQLNPLQAQLLKSGLASEAKAREAKTEKRKQDKLKRNNGVDIVDEVKLSAEQARQLQAERDRELNRQRKLAEEQKALAAQIKQITELNRIAQDANGLAYQFNHDNKVKTVYVNDKAREALINGRAGIIHLASGYEIVPAEIARKIQGRDVHSVIVLNQPTQDIAVSDDPYAAYQIPDDLMW; this is translated from the coding sequence ATGAAAAAAAATCAACTCAATCCTTTGCAAGCGCAGTTGTTGAAATCCGGCCTGGCCAGCGAAGCCAAGGCCAGGGAAGCCAAGACGGAGAAGCGCAAACAGGACAAACTGAAACGCAATAACGGTGTCGACATCGTCGATGAGGTGAAGCTCAGTGCCGAGCAGGCGCGCCAACTACAAGCCGAGCGCGACCGGGAACTGAACCGGCAGCGCAAACTGGCTGAAGAACAAAAAGCCCTGGCCGCGCAAATCAAGCAAATCACCGAGCTCAATCGCATCGCGCAGGATGCCAACGGCCTGGCCTATCAGTTCAACCACGACAACAAGGTCAAAACCGTTTATGTCAACGACAAGGCGCGCGAAGCCTTGATCAACGGCCGCGCCGGCATCATCCATCTGGCGTCCGGCTATGAAATCGTCCCGGCGGAAATTGCCCGCAAAATTCAAGGTCGTGACGTGCATAGCGTCATCGTGCTGAATCAGCCAACACAAGACATCGCCGTGTCCGACGATCCCTACGCGGCCTATCAGATTCCCGACGATTTGATGTGGTGA
- the thyA gene encoding thymidylate synthase: MQQYLDLLKTLLEQGQQKGDRTGSGTLSIFGHQMRFNLADGFPLVTTKKVHLKSIIHELLWFLQGDTNIAYLKQNGVTIWDEWADANGELGPIYGAQWRNWPTGNGESIDQIAQVVEQIKHTPNSRRMLVSAWNVADLPDESQSPQTNVANGKMALAACHALFQFYVAPATSPGKAGKLSCQLYQRSCDTFLGLPFNIASYALLTHMLAQQCDLEVGDFIWTGGDVHLYLNHVEQAKLQLGREPFPMPRLRIRRKPASIFDYRYDDFEMENYQSHPAIKAPISV; this comes from the coding sequence ATGCAGCAATATTTGGATTTATTAAAAACACTACTCGAACAAGGTCAGCAAAAAGGCGACCGCACGGGTAGCGGCACCTTGTCGATTTTCGGCCATCAGATGCGCTTCAATCTGGCCGACGGTTTTCCGCTGGTGACCACCAAAAAAGTTCACCTGAAATCCATCATCCATGAGCTACTGTGGTTTTTGCAAGGCGATACCAACATCGCTTACCTAAAACAAAACGGAGTGACGATTTGGGACGAATGGGCCGACGCAAACGGCGAACTTGGCCCTATCTATGGCGCGCAATGGCGCAATTGGCCGACCGGCAACGGCGAAAGCATCGATCAGATTGCGCAAGTCGTCGAGCAAATCAAACACACGCCGAATAGCCGCCGCATGTTGGTTTCGGCCTGGAATGTGGCGGATCTGCCTGACGAGTCGCAATCGCCGCAAACCAATGTCGCCAACGGCAAAATGGCCCTGGCGGCCTGTCATGCCCTGTTTCAGTTTTACGTCGCGCCGGCGACCAGCCCTGGCAAAGCTGGCAAGCTTTCGTGCCAGTTGTACCAGCGCAGCTGCGACACGTTTCTGGGGCTACCCTTCAATATCGCCAGCTACGCCTTGTTGACCCATATGTTGGCCCAGCAATGCGATCTCGAGGTGGGCGATTTCATCTGGACCGGTGGCGACGTACATTTGTATCTGAACCATGTCGAACAGGCCAAGTTGCAACTTGGCCGAGAACCTTTCCCCATGCCGCGCCTGCGCATCAGACGCAAACCCGCCTCGATTTTCGACTACCGATACGACGATTTCGAGATGGAAAACTACCAGAGCCATCCCGCCATCAAAGCGCCGATTTCGGTTTGA